Proteins co-encoded in one Spirosoma endbachense genomic window:
- a CDS encoding RNA polymerase sigma factor yields MKIDQLTLTTGDDYWVQQHRMGNQLGMSVLYQRYYPKVYNKCLSLCQDSDLAFDLAQDILLKAFDHLHSFRELSSFSTWLYTITYNHYREFFRNSKRLPTSQLNENHEGSAGDFAITFEESTSLQDPAESRMLALISSIPETDRIMLYLKYRDGQSIEHIQARFMLSASAVKMRLKRARTKLNKLYAKQAD; encoded by the coding sequence ATGAAAATTGACCAGCTTACTTTAACTACGGGTGATGATTACTGGGTTCAGCAACATCGTATGGGTAACCAATTGGGGATGAGCGTACTATACCAACGATACTACCCAAAAGTATACAATAAATGTCTTTCCCTTTGCCAGGATTCGGACCTCGCGTTTGATCTCGCACAGGATATCTTATTAAAAGCATTTGACCACCTGCATTCCTTCAGGGAGCTATCATCCTTTTCTACCTGGCTATACACGATTACTTACAATCACTATCGGGAGTTTTTCCGGAATTCAAAGCGTCTGCCAACCTCCCAACTCAATGAAAATCATGAGGGGAGTGCAGGTGATTTCGCAATAACATTTGAGGAAAGTACAAGCCTGCAGGACCCGGCAGAAAGCAGGATGCTGGCGCTGATTAGTAGTATTCCAGAAACGGATAGAATCATGTTATATCTCAAATATCGCGATGGTCAATCCATTGAACACATCCAGGCTCGGTTTATGCTTTCGGCCAGTGCCGTAAAAATGCGGCTTAAAAGGGCCAGAACAAAGCTTAATAAACTGTATGCGAAGCAGGCAGATTGA
- a CDS encoding Na+/H+ antiporter has translation MLENHLLLVLTMLFAVSMLALLSEKLKVPYPIVLVLAGLIISFIPGVPLVRMRPDIIFLIFLPPLLYSAAWNTAWSEFWHLRQSICTLAVGLVIFTATGIAFVSYWLIPNFSLAAGFLLGSIISPPDAIAATSVLQKLKIPRRVTTILDGESLLNDATSLIVFRFALISILTGQFIFWDAAVGFFSVVIMGVVIGLAIGHLVYLIHKNLPTTASTDTALTLITPYLMYLTAEHFHFSGVLAVVSGGLLISYRSADIFAYNSRLQSLTVWSVLVFLLNGIVFILIGLQLPQIIKGIESYSFPLIIFYAIIISFVTIIIRLFWVFTVNYLTRLLKPRRAPDEDRFEWKAVFIVGWSGMRGVVSLASALAIPLTLSTGMEFPYRSLILFITFTVILATLILQGLSLPFLLRWLKLETHENDVQQENTIRYKLAIAVIEYLDRNCPTEIAEIPVFARVKSRYERMAELANKSLLADDDLSPSFMKTYRDMLLEIIRVRRDALKKMHRDNIFADHLIRAKERELDLEEARTRKT, from the coding sequence ATGCTAGAAAACCATTTGCTCCTTGTGCTGACAATGTTATTCGCTGTTTCCATGTTGGCGCTTTTAAGTGAAAAACTTAAAGTCCCCTACCCGATCGTATTGGTCCTTGCGGGGCTTATTATCAGTTTCATTCCAGGGGTTCCCCTGGTGAGAATGAGGCCCGATATTATATTTCTCATCTTTTTGCCTCCATTACTTTACTCAGCTGCCTGGAATACTGCCTGGAGCGAGTTTTGGCATTTACGTCAATCCATATGCACTTTAGCAGTTGGCCTGGTCATTTTTACCGCTACTGGTATTGCCTTTGTTTCTTATTGGTTGATTCCCAATTTTTCATTGGCTGCCGGGTTTTTATTAGGGAGTATTATTTCACCACCTGATGCTATTGCTGCTACGTCCGTTCTACAGAAACTGAAGATTCCCCGGCGGGTGACCACCATTTTGGATGGGGAAAGTTTACTAAATGATGCCACCAGTTTAATCGTCTTCCGGTTTGCACTGATTAGTATCCTCACAGGCCAGTTTATTTTTTGGGATGCGGCAGTAGGATTTTTCTCTGTAGTCATCATGGGTGTCGTTATTGGCCTCGCCATTGGCCATTTGGTTTATTTAATCCATAAAAACTTACCGACAACGGCCAGCACAGACACAGCACTCACGTTGATTACACCCTATTTAATGTATTTGACGGCCGAGCACTTTCATTTTTCCGGTGTATTAGCAGTGGTTAGCGGTGGACTGTTAATATCCTATCGATCTGCCGATATTTTCGCCTATAACTCCCGTTTGCAGTCGTTAACGGTTTGGTCTGTTCTCGTCTTTCTCCTGAACGGAATTGTCTTCATTTTAATCGGATTACAGTTACCGCAAATAATCAAAGGGATAGAGAGTTATTCCTTCCCGCTCATTATTTTTTATGCGATCATTATCAGTTTCGTAACTATTATCATTCGGTTGTTCTGGGTGTTCACAGTGAACTATTTAACCCGCTTACTTAAACCCAGGCGAGCACCTGATGAAGACAGGTTTGAGTGGAAAGCGGTCTTCATTGTCGGGTGGAGTGGCATGCGTGGTGTCGTATCACTGGCCTCTGCTTTAGCGATCCCATTAACCCTCTCAACGGGTATGGAATTTCCGTACAGGAGCTTAATATTGTTTATTACCTTCACGGTTATACTAGCCACGTTGATTCTACAAGGGCTTAGCCTGCCGTTTTTATTACGCTGGCTAAAATTGGAAACCCACGAGAATGACGTTCAGCAGGAAAATACGATTCGCTACAAATTAGCGATTGCTGTAATTGAATATTTAGACAGAAACTGCCCAACCGAGATTGCTGAAATTCCTGTTTTTGCCCGCGTAAAAAGCAGGTATGAGCGGATGGCTGAGCTAGCGAATAAAAGCCTGCTTGCCGATGATGACTTATCACCATCTTTTATGAAAACCTACCGGGATATGTTGCTCGAAATTATTCGGGTCAGGCGTGATGCCTTAAAGAAAATGCACCGGGATAATATATTTGCTGATCATTTAATCCGGGCGAAAGAACGCGAATTGGATCTGGAAGAGGCAAGAACCCGAAAAACGTAG
- a CDS encoding sigma 54-interacting transcriptional regulator, protein MPLNAINVNQESPQTILLVEDEFAVANDLQIILKKAGYRVSGIAFTVEKALELIHQQRPDLVLLDIHLKGAQTGIDLAWQLSKEAIPFVYLSANTNTSILEQAKMTKPYGFLVKPFREKDVLVALEIAHYRHAHSIELQVRQEQALQIKLTDALSERSNWEQRLLTVARLFQPYIPFDYMVIGPEREPTQNAFRSYSFFRIGLDDYQTIGTDTFLQMTSLSMEKYQQILAQVPYDGEALYNGADFVAICRQNPLKALIAKTFRLESNLTIPLKTAQNGTFFVSFFSRQPDTYQPYHLALLQRMQPSLTLTVDRLLAFDKIEQLSEQLRQENTYLQEEVKTGANFEEIIGTSPSLLAVFNSIEQVAPTDYTVLIQGETGTGKELIARAVHNRSTRKTKALIKLNCAALPTNLIESELFGHEKGAFTGAVDKRVGKFELAHGGTIFLDEIGELPLELQPKLLRVLQEKEIERVGGKGSIYCDVRVIAATNRDLHQEVIAGRFRQDLYYRLNVFPINLPPLRDRKEDLIPLANFFLAKIAKKLGKRLTGLSKTSLEQLQNYHWPGNIRELEHLLERAAIMSTTPEISLRESLTTHSTITPIASQSTTFVKPFDQAERDNILAALKQANYRIRGNGGAAELLNIKPTTLEAKMIRMDIKRNKSAD, encoded by the coding sequence ATGCCACTTAATGCCATAAACGTCAACCAAGAATCTCCACAAACTATTCTGCTCGTAGAAGATGAATTCGCGGTAGCCAATGATTTGCAGATTATCCTGAAAAAAGCGGGCTACCGGGTCAGTGGCATTGCTTTTACAGTGGAAAAAGCCCTGGAGCTCATTCACCAGCAACGACCCGATCTGGTTTTGCTGGACATCCACCTCAAGGGGGCGCAAACGGGTATTGATCTGGCCTGGCAGCTTAGTAAAGAAGCTATCCCATTCGTGTATTTGTCGGCCAATACCAATACCAGCATTCTCGAGCAAGCCAAAATGACCAAACCTTATGGTTTTTTGGTGAAGCCTTTCCGTGAAAAAGATGTGCTGGTAGCGCTGGAAATTGCCCATTATCGTCACGCTCATAGCATCGAACTACAGGTACGACAGGAGCAGGCACTACAAATTAAATTAACAGATGCGCTTTCGGAAAGGAGTAACTGGGAACAACGGTTACTAACCGTTGCCCGGCTTTTCCAGCCCTACATTCCATTCGATTATATGGTTATTGGGCCGGAACGAGAACCGACCCAGAATGCATTCCGCTCCTATAGTTTCTTCAGGATTGGTCTGGATGATTATCAAACCATTGGGACGGATACATTTCTGCAAATGACCAGCCTGTCAATGGAAAAGTATCAACAGATTCTCGCCCAGGTTCCTTACGATGGAGAGGCTCTTTATAACGGAGCTGATTTTGTCGCGATATGTCGGCAAAATCCATTAAAAGCACTCATTGCCAAAACGTTCCGACTAGAGTCAAATTTGACGATTCCATTAAAAACGGCGCAAAATGGCACCTTCTTTGTTTCCTTTTTTAGCCGGCAGCCAGACACCTATCAGCCCTATCACCTGGCTTTACTTCAACGAATGCAGCCGTCGCTCACCCTGACTGTTGATCGATTACTGGCTTTTGATAAGATCGAGCAGCTCAGTGAACAACTGCGCCAGGAAAATACCTATCTGCAGGAAGAAGTAAAAACTGGGGCTAATTTTGAGGAAATCATTGGGACTAGCCCCTCTTTGCTGGCTGTGTTCAACAGCATTGAGCAAGTGGCTCCAACCGATTACACCGTTCTGATTCAGGGTGAGACCGGTACGGGTAAAGAACTGATCGCACGCGCTGTCCACAATCGCTCAACCCGTAAGACCAAAGCCTTAATCAAGCTCAACTGCGCGGCCCTGCCCACTAATCTCATCGAGTCGGAGTTATTCGGCCATGAAAAAGGAGCATTTACAGGCGCTGTCGATAAGCGGGTTGGCAAGTTTGAACTGGCCCATGGCGGCACTATTTTCCTTGATGAGATTGGCGAGTTACCCCTGGAGTTGCAACCGAAATTACTGCGTGTGTTGCAGGAAAAGGAGATTGAACGTGTTGGGGGTAAAGGGTCTATTTATTGCGATGTACGGGTGATTGCTGCTACCAATCGTGATTTGCATCAAGAGGTAATTGCTGGTCGGTTCCGTCAGGATCTGTATTACCGGCTGAATGTATTTCCCATTAATCTGCCTCCACTACGGGATCGGAAAGAAGACCTGATTCCTCTTGCTAATTTCTTTTTGGCGAAGATCGCCAAGAAACTGGGCAAAAGGCTGACGGGCCTTTCGAAAACGTCGTTAGAACAACTCCAGAATTACCACTGGCCGGGCAACATCCGGGAGCTGGAGCATCTGCTGGAACGGGCTGCTATTATGAGCACTACGCCCGAGATCTCGTTACGTGAATCCTTGACAACTCACTCCACAATAACTCCTATTGCCAGTCAGTCAACTACCTTTGTCAAACCATTTGATCAGGCCGAACGGGACAATATTCTGGCCGCGTTGAAACAAGCGAATTATCGGATTCGAGGAAATGGCGGAGCCGCTGAACTGCTGAACATTAAACCAACAACGCTCGAAGCCAAGATGATACGAATGGACATTAAGCGGAATAAGTCGGCCGATTAA